The sequence AGTCGGGGCTCGTCGCCGACTGCGACGTACTCCTCGTGCCCGGTGGCGAGTCGACGACTATCTCGCGGCTGCTCCGACAGGAAGGCATCGACGAGGAGATTCGCACCCACGTCGCCGCCGGAAAACCCGTTCTCGCCACCTGCGCCGGTCTCATCGTCGCCGCGCGCGACGCGAAAGACGAGCGCGTCCACACGCTTGACGTGCTCGACGTGACCGTCGACCGCAACGCGTTCGGCCGCCAGAAGGACAGTTTCGAGGCCCCGCTTGACGTCGACGGGCTCTCCGACCCGTTCCCGGCGGTGTTCATCCGCGCGCCGCTCGTCGACGAAGTGGGCGAGGACGTGTTGGTGCTCGCGCGCTGGGACGACACGCCCGTCGCAGTCAAGCAAGGGCCGGTCGTCGCCACGTCGTTCCACCCGGAGCTCACCGAAGACGTTCGACTGCATCGGTTGGCGTTCTTCGAGCAGGCGGCGGCGTCGCGGTAAGACGAGCGAAACGCGAGCATCGCCCCGAAACGCACGCTTTTCACCGTCGGCGCGCGTCCGCCCGGATATGAGCGATACGGACTCGGAGACGGACGCAAGGGAGACGGCCGACGCCGACGACATCCTCGACGACCTCTTCGAACTCGTCGAACAGCGCAAAGAGGAACTGCCCGAAGACTCCTACACAACGTCGCTTTTCACCCACGAGAAGGGCGAGAACGCCGTGCTCGAAAAACTCGGGGAGGAGTCCACCGAGATAATTCTCGCGGCGAAAGACGACGATACCGACGAGTTGGCTCACGAGAGCGCCGACTTCGTCTACCACCTGCTGG is a genomic window of Haloprofundus halophilus containing:
- the pdxT gene encoding pyridoxal 5'-phosphate synthase glutaminase subunit PdxT, with the protein product MLTAGVVAVQGDVSEHARAVERAARAHGEDAELVEIRQSGLVADCDVLLVPGGESTTISRLLRQEGIDEEIRTHVAAGKPVLATCAGLIVAARDAKDERVHTLDVLDVTVDRNAFGRQKDSFEAPLDVDGLSDPFPAVFIRAPLVDEVGEDVLVLARWDDTPVAVKQGPVVATSFHPELTEDVRLHRLAFFEQAAASR
- the hisE gene encoding phosphoribosyl-ATP diphosphatase gives rise to the protein MSDTDSETDARETADADDILDDLFELVEQRKEELPEDSYTTSLFTHEKGENAVLEKLGEESTEIILAAKDDDTDELAHESADFVYHLLVLLSMKGMTLDDLREELAARFG